One Actinosynnema pretiosum DNA segment encodes these proteins:
- a CDS encoding HEPN domain-containing protein, producing the protein MLHTAPEATEPLRAQTTPDNGFRVWSSEQADPLPLHGVFPAPVRAELPTPQQMLFTLRTVPLSAVLPRWQEHADRLGGGPVSLAIANDRDALLEPRLMAAATATETLHSLLGGLGSHESALPEADFALLTQRIEAAVDAAVAEHPHPHLRAHRRPVLELFHNRHRGPTPHTRLLDLATGLGEHAMPLFTGPTSGQVPPAAGVAAVGEVLAWAKATKHARNGIVHNGRAALDFEAATAALLLTTAVVEVLVLRELGMSEQRLAVLVHRQHSGLARRVREHLLPLLDHAPVTPQDKPGALTAVVEAVAGARNGCSARRAGSTASLRNCSGEFDLPDAGNVLPRTAVWDQGVRSKGQPHHTQNSEETLAPTTEDVTG; encoded by the coding sequence GTGCTGCACACCGCGCCCGAGGCGACGGAGCCCCTGAGGGCGCAGACCACGCCGGACAACGGATTCAGGGTGTGGAGCAGCGAGCAGGCCGACCCGCTGCCTCTGCACGGGGTCTTCCCCGCCCCGGTGCGCGCCGAGCTCCCGACGCCGCAGCAGATGTTGTTCACCCTGCGGACAGTGCCCCTGAGCGCGGTACTGCCCCGCTGGCAGGAGCACGCCGACCGGTTGGGCGGGGGTCCTGTGTCCCTGGCGATTGCCAATGATCGCGATGCGCTGCTCGAGCCGCGCCTGATGGCCGCGGCCACCGCCACCGAGACCCTGCACTCGCTACTCGGCGGCCTGGGCTCGCACGAGAGCGCGCTGCCCGAGGCCGACTTCGCACTGCTCACACAGCGCATCGAAGCTGCGGTTGACGCCGCGGTCGCCGAGCACCCGCACCCGCACCTGCGCGCACACCGGCGCCCGGTGCTGGAACTGTTCCACAACCGCCACCGCGGCCCCACCCCGCACACCCGGTTGCTCGACCTGGCCACCGGGCTGGGCGAGCACGCCATGCCGCTGTTCACCGGCCCCACGTCCGGACAGGTGCCACCTGCTGCGGGAGTCGCGGCTGTGGGCGAGGTGCTCGCCTGGGCCAAGGCAACCAAGCACGCGCGCAACGGCATCGTCCACAACGGCCGCGCCGCCCTGGACTTCGAGGCCGCGACCGCCGCCCTGCTGCTCACCACGGCGGTGGTCGAGGTGTTGGTGCTGCGTGAGCTGGGCATGTCCGAGCAGCGCTTGGCCGTCCTGGTCCACCGTCAGCACTCCGGGTTGGCCCGGCGCGTCCGCGAGCACCTGCTGCCACTGCTCGACCACGCGCCGGTCACACCGCAGGATAAGCCCGGCGCGTTGACGGCCGTGGTCGAGGCTGTGGCCGGAGCCCGCAACGGCTGCTCCGCCAGGCGGGCCGGCTCGACGGCATCCTTGCGGAACTGCTCGGGGGAGTTCGACTTGCCTGACGCGGGGAACGTCCTTCCCCGGACCGCTGTCTGGGATCAGGGTGTCCGGTCCAAGGGACAACCTCACCACACGCAGAACTCCGAAGAAACGCTCGCACCGACGACGGAGGACGTCACCGGGTGA
- a CDS encoding pentapeptide repeat-containing protein, with product MLWDVAELVRVRVVARRRAADHRRARPGQRPRRWAAGLVGLLVGVALLAVSVRLAAGPVDWTPWRGQVREYGPVAVVGLLGLVAVAGGVRRLGPVRWDARDEQRVRPIRWWMMLLAVVVVVAAGWAAIVVLPSVLGVPTGATATTGVPGWPDEVGRGVGLAGLRVEVVRLGLAVATGAAGALLLAVTVRRQWLGERAQAHTEADARQRLIGEQYSKAAAQLGRDSDPMVRLGALESLEALAQANPDQRQRIVGLVCSLLRMPWEQDGQPASTPASKRVGTPVKPTTSQQRKQWREDEEERRVRLSAQRLLINHLVPHRSRWGRVRDQRFWPGIDFNLTGAHLVDFSAGGLEVVNAAFDDVTFTGTTSFDKAVFIGTASFGRTTFTDIAFFAETTFTEIAWFSGANFTDETLFGKATFTKGAWFRDANFAKTASFHGATFSNTAWFDKVTFADAVQFRGATFTNAVQFDGASFIKDAWFGDATFAGDAIFSNATFASIVVFLDATFSGTARFDGTVFAEPVRFDNAILNDDKGDVVRFLSMFIGGFDGRRVWVSRSGLPTSFRRPVVESETADDGVLQPQGKSTESVWPLGWTAYDLPEFVKRRGTGWRRLQVVPLVPVPVVLPDPPRSPGHLGQGVRGGAVRAARWWDVQR from the coding sequence GTGCTGTGGGACGTGGCCGAGCTGGTACGGGTTCGGGTGGTGGCGCGGCGACGGGCGGCCGATCATCGGCGGGCCCGCCCCGGACAGCGCCCGCGCAGGTGGGCGGCAGGGCTGGTCGGGTTGCTGGTGGGGGTGGCGCTGCTGGCGGTGTCCGTGCGGCTGGCCGCGGGCCCAGTGGACTGGACGCCGTGGCGGGGGCAGGTGCGCGAGTACGGCCCGGTGGCCGTGGTCGGACTGTTGGGCCTGGTCGCGGTGGCGGGCGGGGTGCGCCGCCTGGGGCCCGTCCGCTGGGACGCTCGTGATGAGCAGCGGGTTCGGCCGATCCGCTGGTGGATGATGCTGCTGGCGGTCGTGGTGGTGGTCGCGGCCGGGTGGGCGGCGATCGTGGTGCTGCCGAGTGTGCTCGGCGTCCCGACCGGAGCCACGGCGACGACCGGCGTGCCCGGCTGGCCCGACGAGGTCGGGCGGGGGGTGGGGTTGGCCGGGTTGCGGGTGGAGGTGGTGCGGCTCGGGCTGGCGGTGGCCACCGGCGCGGCCGGGGCGCTGCTGCTGGCGGTGACCGTGCGCCGTCAATGGCTGGGCGAGCGCGCCCAGGCCCACACCGAGGCCGACGCCCGTCAGCGCCTCATCGGCGAGCAGTACTCCAAGGCTGCGGCGCAACTGGGCCGGGACTCGGACCCGATGGTGCGCCTGGGCGCGCTGGAGTCGCTGGAGGCCCTGGCTCAGGCCAACCCGGACCAGCGCCAGCGCATCGTGGGCCTGGTGTGCTCTCTGCTGCGAATGCCCTGGGAGCAGGATGGACAGCCTGCGAGTACCCCCGCTTCCAAGAGGGTGGGGACACCCGTGAAGCCCACCACCTCGCAACAGCGGAAACAGTGGCGCGAGGACGAGGAGGAGCGGCGGGTCCGACTGTCGGCCCAGCGGTTGCTCATCAACCATCTCGTACCCCACCGCTCCCGATGGGGCCGTGTACGCGATCAGCGATTCTGGCCGGGAATCGACTTCAACCTCACTGGCGCCCACCTTGTCGACTTCAGCGCCGGGGGTCTCGAAGTTGTCAACGCCGCGTTCGACGACGTCACCTTCACCGGCACCACTTCATTCGACAAAGCGGTCTTTATCGGCACTGCCTCATTCGGCAGAACAACCTTCACCGATATTGCCTTTTTCGCCGAAACGACCTTCACCGAAATAGCCTGGTTCAGTGGCGCGAATTTCACCGACGAAACCCTGTTCGGCAAAGCGACCTTCACGAAGGGCGCGTGGTTCCGTGACGCGAACTTCGCCAAAACCGCCTCGTTCCATGGTGCGACCTTTTCCAACACCGCCTGGTTCGACAAGGTGACCTTCGCAGATGCCGTCCAGTTTCGTGGCGCGACCTTCACCAACGCCGTCCAATTCGATGGCGCGAGCTTCATCAAGGATGCATGGTTCGGCGATGCGACATTTGCCGGAGATGCTATTTTCAGCAATGCGACCTTCGCCAGCATAGTTGTTTTTCTCGACGCGACCTTCAGCGGTACCGCCAGGTTCGACGGAACGGTTTTCGCCGAACCCGTCAGGTTCGATAACGCGATCTTGAACGACGACAAGGGGGACGTTGTCCGTTTTCTTTCCATGTTTATAGGCGGATTCGACGGTCGGCGAGTGTGGGTGTCGCGGTCGGGTCTGCCCACATCGTTTCGGCGGCCTGTCGTCGAGTCCGAAACGGCTGATGACGGTGTGCTACAGCCTCAGGGGAAGTCGACTGAGTCGGTGTGGCCGTTGGGGTGGACTGCCTATGACCTGCCCGAGTTTGTGAAGCGTCGCGGAACCGGGTGGCGGCGCCTGCAAGTGGTGCCGTTGGTGCCAGTGCCGGTCGTGCTGCCGGACCCACCGCGATCCCCCGGTCATCTAGGACAGGGAGTGCGGGGCGGGGCAGTGCGTGCGGCACGGTGGTGGGACGTGCAGCGTTAG
- a CDS encoding tyrosine-type recombinase/integrase — MTGMSPNLPAPQPDTALTAAVRELAWRHALDRTGHDPDDPGGPRGPFDAVLDPAGQADAVLDLLAAVRDLDQALQTVLTETVALAGHTGASGPTIGARLGVTGAAVRKRWPEAVARHGGPRTSTWRDHTPEHAAARRAEAERLHALWLDHTRDLLARMRENAREQELHIARVAEENLAMGLPVPPRGLEILRQGPRRTHRPSGRRRPEHRLRVVHRPRRRGGGLGRRAGPGAGRRRARRPGRGRERGRAVSGAELEPAGTGRWDGEGGPSLERRLNLWLGKFASAHSRRAYADADADADALGIPHHARHWHPTDERDRAARPRRPLRRGTAFLPWCHAHGLDPLHQVGLEQIQLWPADVAASGLAKRTRAQMLTVVAEFYTALQRQGLPVGNPAALVDTRTTGLRGTATDDDQVDLDADQVRQLLLAARRGTGRGRDLTRERDLAALTLLAVTGARAAEIVGLDLADYRRPDPAGPATLVLHGKGAKARTATLEPAVADEIDAWLRVRAHTTDGALPALPGTPNGGRQPLLTTRTGTRLHVNHLQAILRAVAARPGCPLRGIAHRLHPHALRGAFITIALDAGVPIDQVQAAAGHAHISTTQGYDHRRGRRRTKAFTIVSGLVTDHIDEDEGR; from the coding sequence ATGACCGGGATGTCGCCGAACCTACCCGCCCCGCAGCCCGACACCGCGCTCACCGCCGCCGTGCGCGAGCTTGCCTGGCGGCACGCCCTCGACCGCACCGGGCACGACCCCGACGACCCCGGCGGCCCGCGCGGCCCGTTCGACGCCGTCCTGGACCCGGCCGGACAGGCCGACGCCGTGCTCGACCTGCTCGCCGCCGTCCGCGATCTCGACCAAGCCCTGCAGACCGTGCTCACCGAGACCGTCGCCCTCGCCGGGCACACCGGCGCCAGCGGACCGACCATTGGCGCGCGGCTAGGGGTCACCGGCGCCGCCGTGCGCAAGCGCTGGCCCGAGGCCGTGGCCCGCCACGGCGGACCGCGCACCAGCACCTGGCGCGACCACACCCCCGAACATGCCGCCGCCCGCCGGGCCGAGGCCGAGCGGCTGCACGCCCTCTGGCTCGACCACACCCGCGACCTGCTCGCCCGGATGCGCGAGAACGCCAGGGAACAGGAGCTCCACATCGCCCGCGTAGCCGAGGAGAACCTGGCGATGGGCCTTCCCGTGCCCCCGCGCGGCCTGGAGATCCTACGCCAAGGTCCGCGCCGAACGCACCGCCCAAGCGGCCGCCGCCGTCCCGAACACCGACTCCGCGTGGTCCACCGCCCACGCCGTCGCGGCGGCGGTCTCGGACGGCGGGCAGGACCCGGAGCCGGTCGTCGCCGAGCGCGGCGACCTGGGCGCGGTCGGGAACGCGGGCGCGCGGTGAGCGGCGCCGAGCTGGAACCCGCCGGGACCGGGCGGTGGGACGGGGAGGGGGGGCCGTCGTTGGAGCGGCGGCTGAACCTGTGGCTGGGCAAGTTCGCCAGCGCGCACTCGCGCCGCGCCTACGCCGACGCCGACGCCGACGCCGACGCCCTGGGCATCCCCCACCACGCCCGCCACTGGCACCCCACCGACGAACGCGACCGCGCCGCGCGGCCGCGCAGGCCGCTGCGGCGCGGCACCGCGTTCCTGCCCTGGTGCCACGCCCACGGCCTGGACCCACTGCACCAGGTCGGCCTGGAGCAGATCCAGCTGTGGCCGGCCGACGTCGCCGCCTCGGGCTTGGCCAAACGCACCCGCGCGCAGATGCTCACCGTCGTCGCCGAGTTCTACACCGCCCTGCAACGCCAGGGCCTGCCCGTGGGCAACCCCGCCGCCCTGGTCGACACCCGCACCACCGGCCTGCGCGGCACAGCCACCGACGACGACCAGGTCGACCTCGACGCCGACCAGGTCCGCCAACTCCTGCTCGCCGCCCGCCGCGGCACCGGACGCGGACGCGACCTCACCCGCGAACGCGACCTGGCCGCCCTGACCCTGCTCGCGGTCACCGGCGCCCGCGCCGCCGAGATCGTCGGCCTGGACCTGGCCGACTACCGCCGCCCCGACCCCGCAGGGCCCGCGACCCTGGTGCTGCACGGCAAGGGCGCCAAGGCCCGCACCGCCACCCTCGAGCCCGCCGTCGCCGACGAGATCGACGCCTGGCTGCGCGTGCGCGCCCACACCACCGACGGCGCCCTGCCCGCCCTGCCCGGCACCCCGAACGGCGGGCGGCAACCGCTGTTGACCACCCGTACCGGAACCCGCCTGCACGTCAACCACCTGCAGGCCATCCTGCGCGCCGTCGCCGCCCGACCCGGCTGCCCGCTGCGCGGCATCGCCCACCGCCTGCACCCCCACGCCCTGCGCGGGGCGTTCATCACCATCGCCCTGGACGCGGGCGTGCCCATCGACCAGGTCCAGGCCGCTGCGGGCCACGCCCACATCTCCACCACCCAGGGCTACGACCACCGCCGCGGCCGACGCCGCACCAAGGCCTTCACCATCGTCTCCGGCCTGGTCACCGACCACATAGACGAGGACGAGGGGCGGTAA